The following are from one region of the Methanomassiliicoccales archaeon LGM-DZ1 genome:
- a CDS encoding HD domain-containing protein, producing MNGKVKTVYDPVHGAVNVDGICLDILDRREMQRLRGVRQLGLGYYVFPGANHTRFEHCLGTYHIACRMSDALGLSGEDSDAVRTAALMHDICHSPFSHTLEGVMEEATGLDHMELARNLITGRGKYYLDRDGDICGGSEPIGSILEDAGIDAQEVCDLIAFPESTERDLDMMRFDGPVDHFPSKDYIHQIIHGPVDADQMDYLLRDAHYTGVVMGKIDLDRLLTTMRVVNDRICISRNGAPAAEGLMVSRALMYSSVYFHPTAKIIERMVVKAVCAAEDLDLSDIYLWDDSDMTQALISYGGVPSKLMRSILGRRFYKRALTVSEQDTGDDLIALLGRYSGFRERLDLEKAIADRAGIDASEVAVISAPPSVMKTQVKIGKTDVSIVDPDGKVRSLTRTSAIAKALQSREPYGWTVQVACPEGRKEAVAKAASKVLGL from the coding sequence GTGAACGGGAAGGTGAAGACGGTCTATGACCCCGTGCACGGGGCCGTGAACGTGGACGGGATATGCCTGGATATCCTCGACCGCCGCGAGATGCAGAGGCTGAGGGGGGTCAGGCAGCTCGGCCTGGGGTATTATGTCTTCCCCGGGGCCAACCACACCCGTTTCGAGCACTGCCTCGGGACTTATCATATCGCCTGCAGGATGTCGGACGCGCTGGGGCTGTCCGGAGAGGACTCGGACGCGGTCAGGACCGCCGCCCTCATGCATGACATCTGCCATTCGCCGTTCTCCCATACCCTGGAAGGGGTCATGGAGGAGGCCACGGGGCTCGACCACATGGAGCTCGCGAGGAACCTCATCACCGGCAGGGGGAAGTACTACCTGGACCGCGACGGGGACATCTGTGGGGGATCGGAGCCCATCGGCAGCATCCTGGAGGATGCCGGCATCGACGCGCAGGAGGTCTGCGACCTCATAGCGTTCCCGGAGAGCACCGAGCGCGACCTGGACATGATGAGGTTCGACGGCCCGGTGGACCATTTCCCGTCCAAGGATTACATCCACCAGATCATACACGGCCCGGTGGACGCGGACCAGATGGACTATCTCCTCCGCGACGCCCATTACACAGGGGTGGTCATGGGCAAGATAGACCTGGACCGCCTCCTCACCACCATGAGGGTGGTCAACGACAGGATATGCATATCCAGGAACGGGGCCCCGGCCGCAGAGGGGCTGATGGTGTCCCGCGCCCTGATGTATTCTTCCGTCTACTTCCATCCGACTGCGAAGATCATCGAGAGGATGGTCGTCAAAGCGGTCTGCGCGGCCGAGGACCTCGACCTCTCGGACATCTACCTATGGGATGACTCCGACATGACCCAGGCGCTGATCTCGTACGGCGGCGTCCCTTCCAAGCTCATGAGGAGCATCCTCGGGCGCAGGTTCTACAAGAGGGCGCTGACGGTCTCGGAGCAGGACACCGGGGACGACCTGATCGCGCTGCTGGGACGCTATTCCGGGTTCAGGGAGCGCCTGGACCTCGAGAAGGCCATCGCCGACAGGGCGGGGATCGACGCATCGGAGGTCGCTGTCATCAGCGCGCCCCCGTCCGTCATGAAGACCCAGGTGAAGATCGGGAAGACCGATGTCTCCATCGTGGACCCGGACGGGAAGGTCAGGTCCCTCACCAGGACCTCCGCGATCGCGAAGGCCCTCCAGTCCAGGGAGCCCTACGGATGGACGGTGCAGGTCGCCTGCCCCGAGGGGAGGAAGGAGGCCGTGGCCAAGGCGGCCTCCAAGGTGCTGGGTCTCTGA
- a CDS encoding RNA-binding protein gives MADIRIRKRKRLRNKEVKAFADEIEAALGVPVFSEGEPVDRAESTDFDLLFVGNDILGIVYEGKPFLTVRGVIRYKPVKKYVTVDMGAVPFITNGADCMGPGIVECDPGIAEGDCVWIRDSKNKMPLAIGVALRSGADLAAKKPGKAVKSLAYVGDKLWKAGE, from the coding sequence ATGGCCGATATCAGGATCCGCAAGAGGAAGAGGCTCAGGAACAAAGAGGTCAAGGCCTTCGCAGACGAGATCGAGGCTGCTCTGGGGGTCCCGGTTTTCAGCGAAGGGGAGCCGGTCGACCGCGCCGAGAGCACGGACTTCGATCTCCTGTTCGTCGGCAACGACATCCTGGGAATAGTATACGAAGGGAAGCCCTTCCTGACCGTGAGAGGTGTGATCAGGTACAAGCCTGTCAAGAAATATGTGACAGTGGACATGGGCGCGGTGCCGTTCATCACCAACGGCGCCGACTGCATGGGCCCCGGCATCGTGGAATGCGATCCCGGCATCGCCGAGGGCGACTGCGTCTGGATCCGCGATTCGAAGAACAAGATGCCCCTGGCCATCGGGGTGGCGCTCAGGTCCGGAGCGGACCTGGCGGCGAAGAAGCCCGGAAAAGCGGTCAAATCCCTCGCCTACGTCGGCGACAAGCTCTGGAAGGCAGGCGAGTGA
- a CDS encoding flavodoxin family protein → MKVVILNGSSRLIGNTSNICIALSDEFERAGIETEQITVYDNELGLCNDCRTCEMRGDGRCIIEDDDMNDILDEMRSADGIILAAPAYGGSVPSNMQAFLERADLCLSVGDHGLRGKVGGVVTVCAHEGGELAYGHLTFWLLRNEVSVAGAFPLPLFRALDSPGYEKDEAAMKGLKSLAANMSRLMERNAGLQRSQCR, encoded by the coding sequence ATGAAAGTAGTCATACTGAACGGAAGCTCCCGTCTGATCGGGAACACCAGCAACATCTGCATCGCGCTGTCTGACGAGTTCGAGAGGGCCGGGATCGAGACCGAGCAGATAACCGTGTACGATAACGAACTGGGTCTGTGCAACGACTGCCGCACCTGCGAGATGCGCGGGGACGGGAGGTGCATCATAGAGGACGACGACATGAACGACATCCTCGACGAGATGAGGTCCGCCGACGGTATCATCCTCGCTGCTCCCGCTTACGGCGGGTCGGTCCCGTCCAACATGCAGGCGTTCCTCGAGAGGGCCGACCTGTGCCTCTCGGTGGGCGACCACGGGCTCAGGGGGAAAGTGGGCGGCGTCGTCACGGTCTGCGCCCACGAAGGCGGGGAGCTGGCATACGGCCATCTGACGTTCTGGCTCCTCAGGAACGAGGTCTCGGTGGCCGGCGCGTTCCCCCTGCCCCTGTTCAGGGCCCTGGACTCGCCCGGCTATGAGAAGGACGAGGCCGCCATGAAGGGACTCAAGAGCCTCGCCGCCAATATGTCCCGGCTCATGGAGCGGAACGCCGGGCTGCAGCGAAGTCAGTGCCGGTAA
- a CDS encoding glyoxalase: protein MPIGDPGGGNFEYTTEGLPESVFMVSVPSADPGRALGFYRDILMMDTVYAGGNECVVRRGSCIIRIFRSEKIGIDTGIFIGVDSPYNLHRRLIDEGVSFKLDPKRLPMGVATSFFDTDGNILYAIETDAPVKKPEELE from the coding sequence ATGCCCATAGGCGATCCCGGAGGAGGGAATTTCGAGTATACGACCGAGGGGCTCCCGGAGAGCGTCTTCATGGTCTCGGTGCCGTCCGCCGATCCCGGAAGGGCGCTGGGGTTCTACAGGGACATACTGATGATGGACACGGTGTACGCGGGCGGGAACGAGTGTGTGGTCAGGCGCGGCTCCTGCATAATCCGCATATTCCGGTCTGAGAAGATCGGGATCGACACCGGGATATTCATCGGCGTGGACAGCCCCTACAACCTGCACCGCAGGCTGATCGACGAGGGCGTGAGCTTCAAGCTCGACCCCAAGCGTCTGCCTATGGGAGTGGCCACCTCGTTCTTCGATACCGACGGTAACATCCTGTACGCCATCGAGACGGATGCGCCCGTGAAGAAACCGGAGGAACTTGAATGA
- a CDS encoding Mrp/NBP35 family ATP-binding protein: MSAPVLSAEDIEDQTKLQNTLSRIKHVVIVISGKGGVGKSTVSSNLAEALTMDGYSVGILDVDITGPNIPKMFHVEDQRLTVENEKLVPVQVPPALKLVSMAFLLPSQDDAVMWRGPVKMGAVRQLLEDVEWGDLDYLVIDMPPGTGDEALSIVQLIPKADGCVVVTTPQDVALLDSRKSVTFARQTGIPVIGIIENMSGFVCPHCGQTVDIFKSGGGENTAKDMNVRFLGRVPIEQGVMAAGDNGMPIVVADPSCASAKAFMSIASEVEHIVEKEPEYLRAQHEAFERAQKEAQEKAGRQQ; the protein is encoded by the coding sequence ATGTCAGCACCAGTGTTAAGCGCCGAGGATATCGAGGACCAGACGAAACTACAGAACACCCTGTCGAGGATCAAGCACGTCGTCATCGTGATCTCCGGCAAAGGAGGAGTGGGCAAGTCCACCGTCTCCTCGAACCTTGCCGAGGCGCTCACCATGGACGGGTACAGCGTCGGCATCCTGGATGTCGACATCACCGGGCCCAACATCCCCAAGATGTTCCACGTCGAGGACCAGAGGCTGACGGTCGAGAACGAGAAGCTCGTCCCCGTTCAGGTCCCCCCTGCGCTCAAGCTCGTCTCCATGGCCTTCCTGCTCCCCAGCCAGGACGATGCCGTCATGTGGAGGGGCCCCGTCAAGATGGGTGCCGTCAGGCAGCTCCTCGAGGATGTCGAGTGGGGAGACCTCGATTACCTTGTGATCGATATGCCCCCCGGGACCGGAGACGAGGCCCTGTCCATCGTCCAGCTGATCCCCAAGGCGGACGGATGCGTCGTCGTCACCACCCCCCAGGACGTGGCCCTCCTCGACTCCAGGAAGTCCGTGACCTTCGCAAGGCAGACCGGCATCCCCGTGATCGGCATCATCGAGAACATGAGCGGGTTCGTCTGCCCCCACTGCGGGCAGACGGTGGACATCTTCAAATCCGGAGGCGGCGAGAACACCGCCAAAGACATGAACGTCAGGTTCCTCGGCAGGGTCCCGATCGAGCAGGGCGTCATGGCTGCCGGGGACAACGGCATGCCCATCGTCGTCGCCGACCCGTCCTGCGCTTCCGCCAAAGCGTTCATGTCGATCGCCTCGGAGGTCGAGCACATAGTCGAGAAGGAACCTGAGTACCTCCGCGCCCAGCACGAGGCCTTCGAGAGGGCGCAGAAGGAAGCCCAGGAGAAGGCAGGGCGGCAGCAGTGA